One Desulfuromonadales bacterium DNA window includes the following coding sequences:
- a CDS encoding HAD family hydrolase, which translates to MEQFAKVRGVLFDLDGTLLQVEMREFIPAYIEGLAKHFPDVSDPAAFGRAIRDSIRALLASEEGVFNNEQFFLATLGRQLGLDAALCGERLARYCANGMAGLETLVRPLALARDILARCFERGLKVVVATNPVFPRPLVEARLRWAGIADFPFDYVTTFDNSRYCKPHPGYFRDVLGQLGLAPEECVMIGNDTEHDLGARSAGIPTFLVDTWLLDRAKGRYETDFRGGHLDLFRFLGQLGAAA; encoded by the coding sequence TTGGAACAGTTTGCAAAGGTCAGGGGTGTCCTCTTCGACCTCGACGGAACCTTGCTTCAGGTCGAGATGCGCGAGTTCATCCCCGCCTATATCGAAGGGCTGGCGAAGCATTTTCCCGACGTGTCCGACCCCGCAGCCTTTGGCCGGGCGATCAGGGATTCGATCCGCGCCCTGCTGGCCAGCGAGGAAGGGGTGTTCAATAACGAGCAGTTCTTTCTCGCTACCCTTGGCCGCCAGCTCGGACTCGACGCGGCCCTTTGCGGCGAACGCCTGGCGCGCTATTGCGCCAACGGCATGGCCGGCCTCGAGACGCTCGTTCGCCCGCTGGCGCTCGCCCGCGACATCCTGGCGCGCTGTTTCGAGCGCGGCCTCAAGGTTGTCGTCGCCACCAACCCGGTCTTTCCCCGGCCGCTGGTCGAAGCCCGCCTGCGCTGGGCGGGAATCGCCGATTTCCCCTTCGACTACGTCACCACCTTCGACAACAGCCGCTACTGCAAGCCCCATCCCGGTTACTTCCGCGACGTCCTCGGCCAGCTCGGCCTGGCGCCGGAAGAGTGCGTCATGATCGGCAACGATACCGAGCACGACCTGGGCGCCCGTTCGGCCGGCATCCCCACATTTCTCGTCGACACCTGGCTGCTCGACCGGGCGAAGGGGCGCTACGAGACCGACTTCCGCGGCGGGCACCTGGATCTGTTCCGGTTCCTCGGCCAGTTGGGCGCTGCCGCCTAG